A single genomic interval of Cydia splendana chromosome 10, ilCydSple1.2, whole genome shotgun sequence harbors:
- the LOC134794324 gene encoding glutamate receptor ionotropic, kainate 2-like: MLRHQGINYVTVITILLSSGNSEAAFRNLESLKTPINIGAILPPNTITEVAFASALARASMESEHYLFVMKVEYVPNDDSFAAAKAACNLVSAGVIAIFGPTDATSASVVEAQCRAARIPHIQAVWRPPPIRGYQQPTPPGINLYPEAVALSKAVAHFIKDSDWNSYTLLYDDDYGLIRLQEILKFADPEHKWSARRLVPGADNRPLLKSLKLAGESRVVLDCPPHRVMDYLRQANEVQFFQDYMSYVLMSLDAHTLDLEELRYGLSNVTCLRIFAHEDSRTRSYLADWKVRASPEVKIPKDTQDITVEVALASDAARLITAAVESSPEEFKVEAQELECNSESQWEIGEEFINHILTNPIVGITDQIMLDNTTGERINFNVEIMELSNSGFNSIAKWNPDTGFVYVRSEDEVSDLLAEKWQNKTFRVVSRIGAPYLVERVPEEGEELTGNDRYEGYSKDLIHEILKETLHLNYVIEIVPGNLYGSYHKDTRKWDGLVGHLLERKADLAICDLTITYERRSAVDFTTPFMTLGISILYSKPIPPEPELFGFLKPFSVDVWIYMAGSFLMVSLLLHILARLAPNDWENPHPCDKSPEELENIWHIKNSAWLTMGSIMTQGSDILPKGYSTRWVCGMWWFFALIMCSSYTANLAAFLTNAAMDDSIKSAEDLAAQSKIKYGTVNGGSTYSFFKRSNFSTYAKMWTAMESARPSVFVPNNDVGVERVLKGKREYAFLMESTAIEYQLERNCELMQVGGLLDSKGYGIAMPFFSSYRTAVDNAVLKLAESGRLVELKNRWWKAPEENACVSEEAGEEGASAAELGVDNVGGVFIVLGTGCGIAAAMGIFEFLWHVKDVAIEQKMSRTEAFWAEFIFALSFWETEKPVAHSRPSSSASGSGSDDRSRASSVLRSAADLFRLDVFK; encoded by the exons ATGTTACGGCACCAGG GAATAAATTACGTGACAGTTATAACAATTCTGCTTTCTTCCGGCAACAGTGAGGCTGCATTCAGAAACTTGGAATCTCTTAAGACTCCGATAAATATTG GTGCCATATTACCACCAAACACAATTACTGAGGTGGCATTTGCCTCCGCTCTGGCCCGCGCTTCTATGGAGAGTGAACATTACCTGTTTGTAATGAAAGTGGAATATGTTCccaatgatgacagttttgctGCGGCTAAAGCTG CCTGCAATCTGGTATCGGCGGGAGTGATCGCAATATTCGGCCCCACTGATGCCACTTCAGCATCCGTCGTAGAGGCACAATGCCGAGCTGCTAGAATTCCTCACATACAG GCTGTGTGGCGTCCGCCGCCCATTCGAGGCTATCAGCAACCGACACCGCCAGGTATCAACTTGTATCCTGAGGCAGTGGCCCTATCGAAGGCTGTCGCGCATTTTATCAAGGACAGCGATTGGAACTCCTACACGTTGCTTTACGACGATGATTACG GTCTAATAAGACTTCAAGAAATCCTCAAATTTGCGGACCCGGAACACAAATGGTCGGCCAGAAGGCTAGTGCCCGGGGCAGACAACCGGCCCTTATTGAAGTCGTTGAAGTTGGCGGGTGAAAGCAGGGTCGTCCTAGACTGCCCTCCTCACAGGGTGATGGATTATCTGCGCCAAGCGAACGAGGTGCAGTTCTTTCAAGACTATATG AGCTACGTTCTTATGTCACTAGATGCACACACGTTGGACTTAGAAGAACTGCGTTACGGTTTGTCGAACGTGACTTGCCTGCGGATATTCGCTCATGAAGACTCAAGGACGCGCTCGTATTTAGCCGATTGGAAAGTTAGGGCCTCGCCCGAAGTGAAGATACCGAAAGATACACAGGACATTACA GTCGAAGTGGCATTAGCCAGCGACGCCGCAAGACTGATTACGGCTGCAGTGGAAAGCTCTCCAGAGGAATTTAAGGTTGAAGCGCAGGAACTTGAGTGCAACTCCGAAAGTCAGTGGGAGATCGGGGAAGAATTCATCAATCACATATTAACG AACCCAATAGTAGGTATAACAGACCAGATAATGTTGGACAATACAACGGGCGAACGTATTAATTTCAACGTGGAAATAATGGAATTATCAAACAGCGGGTTTAACAGCATTGCGAAATGGAATCCAGATACCGGCTTTGTGTACGTGCGATCGGAGGACGAAGTTTCCGATCTACTTGCGGAAAAATGGCAAAATAAAACTTTTCGGGTCGTGTCCCGAATCGGAGCCCCCTATCTTGTAGAAAGGGTTCCTGAAGAAGGCGAAGAACTAACAGGAAACGACCGCTACGAAGGTTATTCAAAAGACTTGATACATGAAATCCTTAAAGAAACTCTCCATTTAAATTATGTGATTGAGATCGTGCCAGGAAATTTATACGGTTCTTACCATAAAGATACAAGGAAATGGGACGGGCTGGTCGGCCATCTTTTAGAAAGG AAAGCGGACTTAGCAATATGCGACCTAACGATAACCTACGAGCGGCGTTCGGCGGTAGACTTCACTACCCCCTTCATGACTCTCGGCATCAGCATTCTGTATTCTAAACCTATTCCTCCGGAGCCGGAACTCTTCGGCTTCCTGAAGCCGTTCTCAGTCGATGTCTGGATTTATATGGCTGGTTCTTTTCTTATGGTGTCTCTGCTTTTACACATTTTAGCGAG GCTAGCACCAAATGATTGGGAAAACCCACATCCCTGTGACAAGTCACCCGAAGAGCTGGAAAATATATGGCATATTAAAAACTCGGCTTGGCTCACCATGGGGTCTATTATGACTCAAGGCTCCGACATTTTGCCAAA GGGTTACTCCACCCGCTGGGTGTGCGGTATGTGGTGGTTCTTCGCACTCATCATGTGCTCGTCGTACACGGCTAACTTGGCTGCCTTCTTGACCAACGCGGCTATGGACGATTCCATCAAAAGCGCGGAAGACTTGGCGGCGCAGTCTAAGATCAAATATGGAACAGTTAATGGTGGTTCTACCTATTCGTTCTTTAAG cGATCTAACTTTTCTACATATGCAAAAATGTGGACAGCAATGGAATCCGCAAGACCGTCGGTTTTTGTGCCGAACAACGATGTAGGTGTCGAAAG ggTGCTTAAAGGCAAAAGGGAGTATGCATTTCTGATGGAGTCCACGGCCATTGAGTACCAGCTGGAGCGAAATTGCGAATTAATGCAAGTGGGCGGCTTGCTTGACTCGAAGGGATATGGTATAGCTATGCCATTTT tctCTTCCTATCGCACTGCTGTGGACAATGCTGTTTTGAAATTAGCCGAAAGCGGGAGACTAGTGGAACTTAAGAATCGATGGTGGAAAGCACCGGAGGAGAACGCGTGTGTT TCAGAGGAAGCAGGCGAAGAAGGTGCGAGTGCAGCAGAACTGGGTGTGGACAATGTCGGTGGAGTGTTCATAGTGTTGGGCACCGGCTGTGGAATAGCAGCCGCCATGGGAATATTTGAGTTCTTATGGCATGTTAAGGATGTCGCTATAGAACAAAAG ATGTCACGGACTGAAGCATTTTGGGCGGAGTTCATCTTCGCGCTGAGTTTCTGGGAGACAGAGAAACCCGTGGCTCACTCCAGGCCATCTTCATCAGCATCCGGTTCGGGCAGTGACGACCGCTCACGCGCCTCCTCGGTGCTGCGCTCGGCTGCCGACTTGTTCCGTTTAGATGTCTTTAAATGA